A part of Nocardioides sp. WS12 genomic DNA contains:
- the hsaC gene encoding iron-dependent extradiol dioxygenase HsaC produces the protein MTIDIKSMGYIRVASTDLAAWSKFAGKVLGLAEGRGPNPDHQYWRIDEVSARIVVFPSDVDQLDCTGWELADHQALQAAREHLQKAGVEFEEGTREELAERRVQELLRFRDPWDNVFELYHGITYESRPVVTPYAAKFVTGDQGLGHIVVPVLDDVEALRFYTEVLGFRLRDSMSMPGEFVGKEPGSKVWLRFLGVNPRHHSLAFLPMPNPSKCVHVMLEVDELDHVGRALERVRKHGSPLSATLGRHMNDEMISFYVKSPGGFDIEFGTDGMTVDDGRWVARESTAVSYWGHVFGGGH, from the coding sequence ATGACCATCGACATCAAGTCCATGGGCTACATCCGCGTGGCCAGCACCGACCTCGCCGCCTGGTCGAAGTTCGCGGGCAAGGTTCTCGGCCTGGCCGAGGGCCGCGGCCCGAACCCGGACCACCAGTACTGGCGCATCGACGAGGTGTCGGCGCGAATTGTCGTCTTCCCCTCCGACGTCGACCAGCTCGACTGCACCGGCTGGGAGCTCGCTGACCACCAGGCGCTGCAGGCGGCGAGGGAGCACCTGCAGAAGGCCGGCGTGGAGTTCGAGGAGGGCACTCGCGAGGAGCTCGCCGAACGCCGCGTGCAGGAGCTCCTCCGGTTCCGCGACCCGTGGGACAACGTCTTCGAGCTCTACCACGGCATCACCTACGAATCGCGACCCGTCGTCACGCCGTACGCCGCGAAGTTCGTCACCGGCGACCAGGGCCTCGGTCACATCGTGGTCCCGGTGCTGGACGACGTGGAAGCGCTCCGCTTCTACACCGAGGTGCTCGGCTTCCGGCTGCGCGACTCGATGAGCATGCCGGGCGAGTTCGTCGGCAAGGAGCCGGGCAGCAAGGTCTGGCTCCGGTTCCTGGGCGTCAACCCGCGCCACCACTCTCTCGCGTTCCTGCCGATGCCGAACCCGAGCAAGTGCGTGCACGTCATGCTCGAGGTCGACGAACTCGACCACGTCGGCCGCGCCCTCGAGCGGGTCCGCAAGCACGGCTCGCCCCTGTCGGCGACGCTCGGTCGCCACATGAACGACGAGATGATCTCGTTCTACGTCAAGTCGCCCGGTGGCTTCGACATCGAGTTCGGCACCGACGGCATGACCGTCGATGACGGCCGCTGGGTCGCCCGTGAATCGACCGCAGTCTCGTACTGGGGTCACGTCTTCGGTGGCGGACACTGA
- a CDS encoding flavin reductase family protein, translated as MPAPNETPRGDGIPEGISLDARATWPPPELIQSFLGDADVDFELRPGEEVAVHDDPEAQAAARQFRDVLGCFASGITVITTMSGGEPVGMTCQSFSSVSLDPPLVMFVPARSSRAWPLIQRSGRFCVNVLAADQEHVSGQMAAKGADKFAGIGWTPATSTGSPVIDGALAHLDCTIHAVYEGGDHYVVIGKVEHLEANIAEAAVAEPLLYFKGRYRTTDS; from the coding sequence GTGCCGGCACCGAATGAGACCCCGCGGGGAGATGGCATCCCCGAGGGCATCAGCCTCGACGCGCGCGCCACCTGGCCGCCTCCCGAGCTGATCCAGTCCTTCCTTGGTGACGCCGACGTCGACTTCGAACTGCGACCCGGCGAAGAAGTTGCCGTCCACGACGACCCGGAGGCGCAGGCTGCTGCCCGCCAGTTCCGGGACGTCCTCGGCTGCTTCGCGTCTGGCATCACCGTGATCACCACGATGAGCGGCGGCGAACCGGTCGGCATGACCTGCCAGTCGTTCTCGAGCGTCTCGCTCGACCCGCCGCTGGTCATGTTCGTCCCGGCGCGGTCCTCGCGGGCCTGGCCCCTGATCCAGCGTTCGGGTCGGTTCTGCGTCAACGTGCTCGCCGCTGACCAGGAGCACGTCTCGGGCCAGATGGCCGCGAAGGGCGCCGACAAGTTCGCCGGCATCGGCTGGACGCCGGCCACCTCGACCGGCTCGCCGGTGATCGACGGTGCACTGGCGCACCTCGACTGCACGATCCACGCGGTCTACGAGGGCGGCGATCACTACGTCGTCATCGGCAAGGTCGAGCACCTCGAGGCGAACATCGCCGAGGCCGCGGTCGCCGAGCCCCTCCTCTATTTCAAGGGTCGGTACCGCACCACCGATTCGTGA
- the hsaA gene encoding 3-hydroxy-9,10-secoandrosta-1,3,5(10)-triene-9,17-dione monooxygenase oxygenase subunit has protein sequence MNQDFAPEVNAVLDGVRDLLPTIRERAEEGERLRVIPDASIKELEETGFFRLLQPKRYGGMEADPVAFYTAVRDIASADGATGWVSSVVGVHPWQVGLFADEAQQAVWGDDQTVRLSSSYAPTGKAILTEGGFTLSGKWSFSSGSDHCTWVLLGGLVFNEDGQIVDFRTFMIPRDKYQIVDVWNVVGLRGTGSNDIVVDEVFVPEAFTLSMGETGACKGPGQAVNTSDLYKLPFHSIFTSTIATPIIGMAKGAYAEHVEMQQKRVRAAYLGEKASLDPFAAVRVARSSSEIDAAWALLISNIREEQAHVARGEQIPLELRLRVRRDQVLGTSRAIEAIDSLFEASGGRALAEGTYLQRAWRDAHAGRVHAANDPERALQMYGAQQFGHKVDPGMY, from the coding sequence ATGAACCAGGACTTCGCCCCCGAGGTGAACGCCGTACTTGACGGCGTGCGTGACCTGCTTCCCACCATTCGCGAGCGAGCCGAAGAGGGCGAGCGTCTGCGCGTCATTCCGGACGCCTCCATCAAGGAGCTCGAGGAGACCGGCTTCTTCCGGCTCCTCCAGCCGAAGCGGTACGGCGGCATGGAAGCCGACCCCGTTGCCTTCTACACCGCCGTGCGCGACATCGCCTCGGCCGACGGCGCGACCGGCTGGGTCTCCAGCGTCGTGGGTGTCCACCCGTGGCAGGTCGGCCTGTTCGCCGACGAGGCACAGCAGGCCGTGTGGGGTGACGACCAGACGGTGCGTCTCTCGTCGTCGTACGCCCCGACCGGCAAGGCGATCCTGACCGAGGGTGGCTTCACGCTCTCGGGCAAGTGGAGCTTCTCCTCCGGCAGCGACCACTGCACGTGGGTGCTGCTCGGTGGACTCGTCTTCAACGAGGACGGCCAGATCGTCGACTTCCGCACGTTCATGATCCCGCGGGACAAGTACCAGATCGTCGACGTCTGGAACGTCGTCGGTCTGCGCGGCACCGGCTCCAACGACATCGTCGTCGACGAGGTCTTCGTCCCCGAGGCATTCACGCTCTCGATGGGGGAGACCGGCGCGTGCAAGGGTCCCGGCCAGGCCGTGAACACCAGTGACCTCTACAAGCTGCCGTTCCACTCGATCTTCACCTCGACCATCGCCACGCCGATCATCGGCATGGCCAAGGGTGCGTACGCCGAGCACGTCGAGATGCAGCAGAAGCGCGTCCGCGCGGCGTACCTCGGTGAGAAGGCCTCGCTCGACCCGTTCGCTGCGGTCCGCGTCGCGCGTTCCTCCTCGGAGATCGACGCAGCCTGGGCACTGCTGATCAGCAACATCCGCGAGGAGCAGGCCCACGTCGCGCGTGGCGAGCAGATCCCGCTCGAACTGCGCCTGCGTGTCCGTCGCGACCAGGTGCTCGGCACCTCCCGCGCCATCGAGGCGATCGACTCGCTCTTCGAGGCATCGGGTGGCCGTGCGCTCGCCGAGGGCACCTACCTGCAGCGTGCCTGGCGCGACGCGCACGCCGGTCGCGTGCACGCTGCCAACGACCCCGAGCGGGCGCTCCAGATGTACGGCGCCCAGCAGTTCGGTCACAAGGTCGACCCGGGGATGTACTGA
- a CDS encoding acyl-CoA dehydrogenase family protein, with protein MRFALSEEQAELASTIRSVLEKRADSTAVRAASTSPTGHDEALWATLCEQIGVAALNIPEQYDGVGATFFETAVVLEELGRSLAPSPLLATVVAAEALLAAGMEDAKQRLLPRIAAGEIATIVLDGPVMDADRAAIVLAVVGNDLVEVAGATTTWTESMDQSVRLGRLDLDGAQTTVVGDGAAARKRAELIGAAAVSALAVGLCDRALQMTTDYTKERVQFGRPIGSFQAIKHRLAEVFARTELARSASWAASYALAEGEDPGDAAFLTHSAASYALETAQLAASECIQLHGGIAITWEHDAHLVFKRAHSLSHLFGAPHRHRESVAL; from the coding sequence ATGAGGTTCGCACTCAGCGAGGAGCAGGCCGAACTCGCCTCCACCATCCGGAGCGTGCTGGAGAAGCGGGCCGACTCCACCGCCGTGCGTGCCGCCTCGACGTCGCCCACCGGCCACGACGAAGCGCTCTGGGCGACCCTGTGTGAACAGATCGGTGTCGCGGCCCTCAACATCCCCGAGCAGTACGACGGCGTGGGCGCCACGTTCTTCGAGACCGCCGTGGTCCTGGAGGAGCTCGGCCGCTCACTCGCGCCCTCTCCGCTGCTCGCCACGGTCGTGGCAGCCGAAGCCCTGCTCGCAGCAGGCATGGAGGACGCGAAGCAGCGCCTGCTCCCCCGCATCGCGGCCGGCGAGATCGCGACGATCGTGCTCGACGGTCCGGTGATGGATGCCGACCGCGCCGCCATCGTGCTGGCCGTCGTCGGGAACGACCTCGTCGAGGTCGCCGGCGCCACCACCACGTGGACCGAGTCGATGGACCAGTCCGTCCGGCTCGGCCGCCTGGACCTCGACGGCGCGCAGACGACCGTCGTCGGCGACGGCGCGGCGGCACGCAAGCGCGCCGAACTCATTGGCGCAGCGGCCGTTTCCGCGCTCGCTGTCGGCCTGTGCGACCGAGCCCTGCAGATGACCACCGACTACACGAAGGAACGGGTCCAGTTCGGCCGCCCGATCGGCTCCTTCCAGGCGATCAAGCACCGCCTGGCCGAGGTGTTCGCCCGGACCGAGCTGGCGCGCTCAGCGAGCTGGGCGGCGTCGTACGCACTGGCCGAGGGCGAAGACCCCGGCGACGCGGCGTTCCTGACCCACTCAGCGGCGTCGTACGCGCTCGAGACGGCTCAGCTGGCGGCGAGCGAGTGCATCCAGCTGCACGGGGGCATCGCGATCACCTGGGAACACGACGCGCACCTGGTCTTCAAGCGAGCTCATTCGCTGAGTCACCTCTTCGGCGCACCGCACCGACACCGGGAATCCGTGGCGCTCTGA
- the hsaD gene encoding 4,5:9,10-diseco-3-hydroxy-5,9,17-trioxoandrosta-1(10),2-diene-4-oate hydrolase: MASQELDCSKEATRRSAKAGDITLNYYEAGVSTSSTNGELVGGGLPFVLLHGGGPGASAWSNFGSALPRFAATFRTLLVDQPGFGSSDKPEVTANYFRHSASYLLKLLDELQIEKIHLLGNSLGGGTAMRFALENPDRVGRLVLMGPGGLSVNLFHADPTEGVQRLMDFSMNPSREALRAFISTMVVNQKLVTDELVEERFADATAPGSLEAMRSMGMSFWNPEWAEDGMLWREAHRLRKHTLLTWGREDRVNPLDGALVALKQIPKAQLHVFPNCGHWAQIEAAEEFAEITTAFLARHKERA, encoded by the coding sequence GTGGCCAGCCAGGAATTGGATTGCTCCAAAGAGGCGACCCGCCGCTCGGCCAAGGCCGGCGACATCACGCTGAACTACTACGAGGCCGGGGTCTCGACGAGCTCGACCAACGGTGAGCTCGTGGGTGGAGGGCTGCCGTTCGTCCTGCTGCACGGCGGCGGTCCGGGCGCCTCGGCGTGGAGCAACTTCGGCTCCGCGCTGCCCCGCTTCGCCGCGACGTTCCGGACCCTGCTGGTCGACCAGCCGGGCTTCGGCTCCTCGGACAAGCCGGAGGTCACGGCGAACTACTTCCGGCACTCGGCGTCGTACCTGCTCAAGCTGCTCGACGAGCTGCAGATCGAGAAGATCCACCTGCTCGGCAACTCGCTGGGTGGCGGCACCGCCATGCGTTTCGCGCTGGAGAACCCCGACCGCGTCGGTCGGCTCGTGCTGATGGGCCCCGGTGGCCTGTCGGTGAACCTGTTCCACGCCGACCCCACCGAGGGTGTCCAGCGTTTGATGGACTTCTCCATGAACCCGAGCCGCGAGGCGCTGCGGGCGTTCATCTCGACGATGGTCGTCAACCAGAAGCTGGTGACCGACGAGCTGGTCGAGGAGCGGTTCGCCGACGCCACCGCGCCGGGCTCGCTCGAGGCGATGCGATCGATGGGCATGTCCTTCTGGAACCCGGAGTGGGCCGAGGACGGCATGCTGTGGCGCGAAGCGCACCGGCTGCGCAAGCACACCCTGCTCACCTGGGGCCGCGAGGACCGGGTCAACCCGCTCGACGGCGCCCTGGTCGCGCTCAAGCAGATCCCCAAGGCCCAGCTCCACGTCTTCCCGAACTGCGGCCACTGGGCGCAGATCGAGGCGGCCGAGGAGTTCGCGGAGATCACCACGGCCTTCCTGGCCCGTCACAAGGAGCGCGCATGA
- a CDS encoding acyl-CoA dehydrogenase family protein, which yields MRFELTTDQQDFAASLESLLSASDTVGAARAWAEGNHDAGLKLWQRLAEQGLTMLATEATPVEICVAFEALGRHAVPGPWVESAAYLPLALGREIEGVATVAVPPHVPYALDADVADEVYVAGPDGLSEATAGELHVSVDRARRLFDVSPEVSRLADARTSTTEAFDLAVLATAAQLLGAGERVLADSVTYVKQRKQFGREIGSYQAIKHQLADVRIALDFARPLVFGAALDPTPRSVSAAKVACGDAAYLASRVGLQVHGAIGYTQEFDLSIWITKIRALVTAWGTPAFHRARILDSLLAAR from the coding sequence GTGAGATTCGAACTCACCACCGACCAGCAGGACTTCGCGGCATCCCTCGAGTCCTTGCTGTCCGCCTCCGACACCGTCGGAGCCGCCCGCGCGTGGGCCGAGGGCAACCACGACGCCGGACTCAAGCTCTGGCAGCGGCTCGCCGAGCAGGGCCTCACGATGCTCGCCACCGAGGCGACGCCCGTCGAGATCTGCGTCGCGTTCGAGGCGCTCGGGCGGCATGCGGTCCCCGGGCCGTGGGTCGAGTCGGCGGCCTACCTGCCGCTCGCCCTGGGTCGCGAGATCGAGGGTGTGGCCACGGTGGCGGTCCCTCCGCACGTGCCCTACGCGCTCGACGCGGATGTCGCTGACGAGGTGTACGTCGCCGGGCCGGACGGTTTGTCCGAGGCAACGGCCGGTGAGCTGCACGTCTCCGTGGATCGGGCGCGGCGCCTCTTCGACGTCAGCCCGGAGGTTTCGAGGCTCGCTGACGCTCGCACCTCAACCACCGAGGCGTTCGACCTGGCTGTCCTCGCCACCGCCGCCCAACTCCTCGGCGCGGGCGAACGGGTGCTCGCGGACTCGGTCACCTACGTGAAGCAGCGCAAGCAGTTCGGGCGCGAGATCGGTTCCTACCAGGCGATCAAGCACCAGCTGGCCGACGTGCGGATCGCGCTGGACTTCGCGCGGCCACTGGTCTTCGGCGCCGCCCTCGACCCGACGCCGCGGTCGGTGTCGGCCGCCAAGGTCGCCTGCGGAGACGCGGCCTACCTCGCCTCGCGGGTGGGCCTCCAGGTCCACGGAGCGATCGGCTACACCCAGGAGTTCGACCTCAGCATCTGGATCACGAAGATCCGGGCCCTGGTCACCGCCTGGGGAACGCCGGCGTTCCACCGTGCGCGCATTCTCGACTCGCTGCTGGCGGCGCGATGA
- a CDS encoding FadD3 family acyl-CoA ligase gives MDTIPAVLRRAADQYGAKPAYVDGDRTVSFTGILEAVRRTAAGYRERGFLPGERAAIWAPNSIDWVVAALAVSYAGGTLVPLNSRYTGHEAADIIDRSGASLVIVADGFLGRHQIDELRNASSLSNVREVIDIAALADLAVDPGAIDETAEAVTPDDVADILFTSGTTGQPKGAMSAHRQTVGVARAWGELGGVTADDRYLVVNPFFHAFGYKVGIVTGLTTGATLYPLATFDLDKTLALIESAQITVLPGAPAIYQSILAAPSRADHDLTSLRLAVTGAAVVPVVLIERMRAELGIDTVVTAFGMTEAVVVTMARDGDPTELVATTCGRAIPRMETRIDESGELLVRGDFVMLGYLDNPEATAEAIDTDGWLHTGDIGVMDEQGNLKITDRLKDMYISGGFNVYPAEVEQALMRMDGVTDVAVIGVPDERMGEVGKAFLVGTPSAEEVIAFAKDRLANFKVPRSVETVDALPRNLGGKVLKTELRNRN, from the coding sequence ATGGACACGATTCCCGCCGTCTTGCGCAGGGCCGCGGACCAGTACGGCGCGAAGCCGGCGTACGTCGACGGTGACCGCACCGTCTCATTCACCGGGATCCTCGAGGCCGTACGACGCACCGCCGCCGGTTACCGGGAGCGTGGCTTCCTGCCCGGTGAACGCGCCGCGATCTGGGCGCCGAACAGCATCGACTGGGTCGTCGCCGCCCTTGCTGTCTCCTACGCCGGCGGCACCCTGGTGCCCCTGAACTCCCGCTACACCGGCCACGAGGCCGCCGACATCATCGACCGGTCGGGGGCCAGCCTGGTGATCGTGGCCGACGGCTTCCTGGGCCGCCACCAGATCGACGAACTGCGGAATGCCTCCAGCCTGAGCAACGTCCGCGAGGTCATCGACATCGCTGCACTGGCGGACCTCGCCGTGGACCCCGGCGCGATCGACGAGACCGCTGAAGCCGTCACCCCCGACGACGTCGCCGACATCCTCTTCACCTCCGGCACGACGGGGCAGCCGAAGGGCGCGATGAGCGCTCACCGCCAGACCGTCGGTGTCGCGCGGGCGTGGGGCGAACTCGGCGGAGTGACCGCTGACGACCGCTACCTCGTGGTCAACCCGTTCTTCCACGCGTTCGGTTACAAGGTCGGCATCGTCACCGGGCTGACCACCGGCGCGACGCTGTACCCGCTCGCCACCTTCGACCTCGACAAGACGTTGGCGCTCATCGAGTCGGCGCAGATCACCGTGCTGCCGGGAGCGCCCGCGATCTACCAGTCGATCCTGGCCGCCCCGAGCCGCGCCGACCATGACCTCACCTCGTTGCGACTCGCAGTGACCGGTGCCGCGGTCGTGCCCGTCGTACTCATCGAGCGAATGCGTGCGGAACTCGGCATCGACACCGTGGTCACGGCCTTCGGCATGACCGAGGCGGTTGTCGTGACGATGGCCCGCGACGGCGACCCGACCGAATTGGTCGCCACGACCTGTGGACGCGCGATCCCGCGGATGGAGACCCGGATCGACGAATCCGGCGAACTCCTCGTCCGCGGCGACTTCGTGATGCTCGGCTACCTCGACAACCCCGAGGCGACCGCCGAGGCGATCGACACCGACGGCTGGCTGCACACCGGCGACATCGGCGTGATGGACGAACAGGGCAACCTGAAGATCACCGACCGCCTCAAGGACATGTACATCTCCGGCGGATTCAACGTCTACCCGGCCGAAGTCGAACAGGCGCTGATGCGGATGGACGGCGTCACCGACGTCGCCGTCATCGGCGTCCCCGACGAGCGGATGGGCGAGGTGGGCAAGGCCTTTCTCGTCGGTACGCCGTCGGCCGAGGAAGTCATCGCGTTCGCGAAGGACCGCCTCGCCAACTTCAAGGTGCCCCGATCGGTGGAGACCGTCGACGCACTCCCCCGCAATCTGGGCGGGAAAGTCCTGAAGACAGAGTTGAGGAACAGAAACTGA
- the dmpG gene encoding 4-hydroxy-2-oxovalerate aldolase: protein MTDLNTLQRTWSGTHGDEPFGKLDLRLTDTCLRDGSHHKRHQFTATEVHDIVEALDNSGVPVIEVTHGDGLGGSSFNYGFSRTPEQELIKIAAETAKRAKIAFLMLPGLGTKDDIRAAQDNGGQICRVATHCTEADVSIQHFGLARDLGLETVGFLMMSHTQSPEVLAKQARIMVDAGCQCVYVVDSAGALIMEQTADRVSAVVAEIGHQADVGFHGHENLGLGVSNTVIAARAGATQIDGSVRRFGAGAGNTPLEAFVGVADKLGWTTGVDFLKIVDASEDVIKPAMPEECQLDRMTLMMGYAGVYSSFLKHAGNAAERYGVSGAQILLEAGRRKLIGGQEDQLIDIALMLKARDAEVVGV, encoded by the coding sequence ATGACCGACCTCAACACCCTCCAGCGCACCTGGTCCGGCACCCACGGCGACGAGCCGTTCGGCAAGCTCGACCTCCGCCTGACCGACACCTGTTTGCGCGATGGTTCGCACCACAAGCGGCACCAGTTCACGGCGACCGAGGTGCACGACATCGTCGAAGCCCTCGACAACTCGGGCGTCCCGGTCATCGAGGTGACCCACGGCGACGGTCTCGGCGGGTCGAGTTTCAACTACGGCTTCTCCCGTACCCCGGAGCAGGAACTCATCAAGATCGCCGCCGAGACGGCCAAGCGGGCCAAGATCGCCTTCCTGATGCTCCCCGGCCTCGGCACCAAGGACGACATCCGGGCTGCGCAGGACAACGGCGGCCAGATCTGCCGCGTCGCCACGCACTGCACCGAAGCCGACGTCTCCATCCAGCACTTCGGCCTGGCCCGCGACCTCGGTCTCGAGACCGTCGGGTTCTTGATGATGTCCCACACCCAGTCGCCGGAAGTGCTGGCGAAGCAGGCGCGGATCATGGTCGACGCCGGCTGCCAGTGCGTGTACGTCGTCGACTCGGCCGGTGCGCTCATCATGGAACAGACCGCCGACCGCGTCTCCGCGGTCGTCGCCGAGATCGGCCACCAGGCCGACGTCGGCTTCCACGGCCACGAGAACCTCGGCCTCGGGGTCTCCAACACCGTGATCGCCGCCCGGGCAGGTGCCACCCAGATCGACGGCTCGGTCCGGCGCTTCGGTGCCGGCGCTGGGAACACGCCGCTCGAGGCGTTCGTCGGGGTCGCCGACAAGCTCGGCTGGACCACCGGGGTCGACTTCCTCAAGATCGTCGACGCCTCCGAGGACGTCATCAAGCCGGCCATGCCCGAGGAGTGCCAGCTCGACCGGATGACGCTGATGATGGGCTACGCCGGCGTCTACTCCTCCTTCCTCAAGCACGCCGGGAACGCGGCCGAACGCTACGGCGTCTCGGGTGCCCAGATCCTCCTCGAGGCCGGCCGACGCAAGCTGATCGGCGGCCAGGAAGACCAACTCATCGACATCGCGCTGATGCTCAAGGCTCGCGATGCAGAGGTCGTTGGCGTGTAG
- a CDS encoding acetaldehyde dehydrogenase (acetylating) translates to MARKLTAAIVGPGNIGTDLLFKLLRSDVVEPRWMIGVDAASEGLRIASDKGLEVSHEGVDWLLKQDELPDLLFEATSAYVHREYAPRYAEAGIRAIDLTPAAVGPAVIPPVNGLEHVGAMNVNMITCGGQATIPMVNAVSRITPVPYAEIVASVSSVSAGPGTRANIDEFTSTTSAGVVSIGGAERGKAIIILNPAEPPMIMRDTIFCAVDPDADEDAIAESVHRMEKAVQEYVPGYRLLQEPQFDGPSEATQGRKRVSIFVEVEGAGDFLPPYSGNLDIMTAAAAQVGENIARHIIGSN, encoded by the coding sequence ATGGCAAGGAAACTGACCGCCGCAATCGTTGGGCCGGGCAACATCGGCACCGACCTGCTCTTCAAGCTGCTGCGAAGCGATGTGGTCGAGCCGCGCTGGATGATCGGTGTCGACGCCGCCAGTGAGGGCCTGCGGATCGCGTCCGACAAGGGCCTTGAGGTCAGCCACGAGGGTGTGGACTGGCTGCTGAAGCAGGACGAGTTGCCCGACCTGTTGTTCGAAGCGACGTCTGCGTATGTGCACCGCGAGTACGCGCCGCGGTATGCCGAGGCCGGCATCCGTGCGATCGACCTGACCCCGGCCGCGGTGGGCCCGGCAGTCATCCCGCCGGTCAACGGTCTCGAACACGTCGGTGCGATGAACGTCAACATGATCACCTGCGGTGGCCAGGCCACGATCCCGATGGTCAACGCCGTCTCCCGGATCACCCCGGTGCCGTACGCGGAGATCGTGGCATCGGTGTCGAGTGTCTCGGCTGGTCCGGGTACCCGCGCCAACATTGATGAGTTCACCAGCACCACGTCGGCCGGCGTCGTGAGCATCGGTGGTGCCGAGCGCGGCAAGGCGATCATCATCCTCAATCCCGCCGAGCCGCCGATGATCATGCGCGACACGATCTTCTGCGCCGTCGACCCCGACGCCGACGAGGACGCCATCGCCGAGTCGGTGCACCGCATGGAGAAGGCCGTCCAGGAGTACGTCCCCGGCTACCGGTTGCTGCAGGAGCCCCAGTTCGACGGGCCCTCGGAGGCGACCCAGGGTCGCAAGCGGGTCTCCATCTTCGTGGAGGTCGAGGGCGCGGGCGACTTCTTGCCGCCGTACTCGGGAAACCTGGACATCATGACCGCCGCTGCTGCGCAGGTCGGCGAGAACATCGCCCGTCACATCATCGGGAGCAACTGA
- a CDS encoding acyl-CoA dehydrogenase family protein, whose amino-acid sequence MDLELSESELAFQAEARAWLAANVPAEPLPSLDTAEGFELHRQWEARLSEARWSVVSWPEEYHGRGASLVEWVIFEEEYYRADAPLRVGQNGIFLLSPILFEHGTKDQQDRFLPSMATGEKVWAQCWSEPEAGSDLASLRSTARRDDDRGGWVLNGQKIWCSRAALAHWGFGLFRSDPEAQKHSGLTYFLFPLDADGVTVRPIAQLDGEAGFAEVFFDDVFVPDADVLGAPGDGWRVAMSTAGNERGLSLRSPGRFTAAADRLVTLYEERLGFEARELAPQPAAADAAVDAWIKAEAYRLYTWGTVTKLKDGGDIGAAGSVNKVWWSELDIALHETALDLLGSSAELESRWLDGYTFSLSGPIYAGTNEIQRNIIAERILGLPREPKGVQK is encoded by the coding sequence ATGGATCTCGAACTGAGCGAGTCCGAACTGGCCTTCCAGGCCGAGGCACGCGCCTGGCTGGCCGCGAACGTCCCGGCTGAGCCGCTGCCGTCGCTGGACACCGCCGAGGGCTTCGAACTGCACCGCCAGTGGGAAGCAAGGCTGTCGGAGGCACGGTGGTCCGTCGTGTCCTGGCCCGAGGAGTACCACGGCCGCGGCGCTTCACTGGTCGAGTGGGTCATCTTCGAAGAGGAGTACTACCGAGCCGACGCACCCCTGCGGGTGGGCCAGAACGGAATCTTCCTGCTGTCTCCGATCCTGTTCGAGCACGGCACCAAGGACCAGCAGGACCGGTTCCTGCCGTCGATGGCGACCGGCGAGAAGGTCTGGGCCCAGTGCTGGAGCGAGCCCGAGGCCGGCTCCGACCTCGCCTCGCTGCGCTCGACCGCCCGCCGGGACGACGACCGCGGGGGCTGGGTGCTCAACGGCCAGAAGATCTGGTGCTCGCGCGCCGCCCTCGCCCATTGGGGCTTCGGCCTGTTCCGCAGCGACCCGGAGGCACAGAAGCACTCCGGGCTCACCTACTTCCTGTTCCCCCTCGACGCCGACGGCGTCACGGTGCGCCCGATCGCCCAACTCGACGGTGAAGCCGGCTTCGCAGAGGTGTTCTTCGACGACGTCTTCGTCCCTGACGCCGACGTCCTCGGCGCCCCCGGTGACGGCTGGCGCGTGGCCATGAGTACGGCGGGCAACGAGCGCGGTCTCTCGCTGCGCTCCCCTGGCCGGTTCACTGCCGCGGCCGACCGGCTCGTCACCTTGTACGAGGAGCGCCTTGGTTTCGAGGCTCGCGAGCTCGCACCTCAACCAGCGGCGGCGGACGCGGCCGTCGACGCATGGATCAAGGCCGAGGCCTACCGCCTCTACACGTGGGGCACGGTCACGAAGCTCAAGGACGGCGGCGACATCGGCGCCGCTGGCTCGGTCAACAAGGTGTGGTGGAGCGAGCTCGACATCGCCCTGCACGAGACCGCCCTCGACCTGCTCGGCTCCTCGGCTGAGCTCGAGTCGCGCTGGCTCGACGGCTACACCTTCTCGCTGTCCGGTCCGATCTACGCGGGCACCAACGAGATCCAGCGCAACATCATCGCCGAGCGGATCCTCGGTCTGCCGCGCGAGCCGAAGGGAGTCCAGAAGTGA